Part of the Bacillus sp. THAF10 genome is shown below.
CGTTTTGTATGACAGAAATCCAAGCATTGTGCTAGTAACTGCAGCAGTTGTTAACAACAAGAAGACAATCAACAATTGAAATTGCACCGCTTGAATGGGACTTGCACCTGCAATAATTTGTCCGCTCATCATTCCGGGTAATTGAACTAATCCAATTGTTTTTTGACTTTCAATTGTTGGAATCATACTTGCTTTAATTGCTTGAATCAATTGGTTATGTACAGCCTGCTTCGGAGTTCCTCCTAACGAGAGAACCAAATCAATTTCATCCTCTCTCGATTCCACTTCAGAGGTAAAACGATTTAAAAAAAGTATTCCAAGCACCATAGAATTACCAATAATCATGCCACTTATAGGAATGATATATTGTGCTGTAGGAGGAGTAATTTCAAGTCCAAGCAAAATCCCTTGTGTTAAGACCTCAATAACAATGAAGGTGAACGCAACCTTCCACACAATCCCTTTTATTGGTGTTTTCTTTCTTGCTACATTTTGTACGGCAGCCCCGATAATGATCATCACCATCAGAATAATAAAAAAGTAGCCCTCTGACTCAAAGACAAACGTTAACAAGTAACCAACAATAAACAATTGTATAATGGAACGAATGACTGCAATGCTCGTATCTTTTTCTAATCCTAGTCTGAAGCTTCTTGAAAGAAAAATTGGAATTAATACAAATACAAGTGCCATTCCAAGGGTTATAGGATTCATTCCAGCTCCCCCTTTAAAAATCTTTGTACCTGCTCAACCTTTGAGTTCTTTATTTTCTCACTTTGACAGGCTTCCATTAACTCTCCATCCATCAAAACCCATGTATAGGTGCCCACCTTTAATGCCTGCTCAATATTGTGGGTAATCCAGATGATGGTGGTCCCATATTTTTCATTGATTTTCTGAATAAGGTTATTGATTTCCCTTTGGGAGACCTGATCTAAGGAAGCGGTTATCTCATCCAACAATAAAACCTTAGGCTTATTTACCAGCGTTCTTGCTATCGACACCTTTTGTTTTTGACCACCAGATAGATCTTTTACATTTTGAAGGATATAGTCCTCTCCAAGTCCAACGATATTTAATATTTCCTTGGC
Proteins encoded:
- the fetB gene encoding iron export ABC transporter permease subunit FetB; the encoded protein is MNPITLGMALVFVLIPIFLSRSFRLGLEKDTSIAVIRSIIQLFIVGYLLTFVFESEGYFFIILMVMIIIGAAVQNVARKKTPIKGIVWKVAFTFIVIEVLTQGILLGLEITPPTAQYIIPISGMIIGNSMVLGILFLNRFTSEVESREDEIDLVLSLGGTPKQAVHNQLIQAIKASMIPTIESQKTIGLVQLPGMMSGQIIAGASPIQAVQFQLLIVFLLLTTAAVTSTMLGFLSYKTLFTDRMQLVRIR
- a CDS encoding phosphate ABC transporter ATP-binding protein; its protein translation is MSVPLLLKDVHFYSEKDHVHILKGISGRIAAGEITTLVGPSGAGKTTLLKLINGLLSFTSGEIRINEKPIEQYEPLKLRRLVGIALQSAPMISGNVYDNLTLPLKLQGKELLEKEAKEILNIVGLGEDYILQNVKDLSGGQKQKVSIARTLVNKPKVLLLDEITASLDQVSQREINNLIQKINEKYGTTIIWITHNIEQALKVGTYTWVLMDGELMEACQSEKIKNSKVEQVQRFLKGELE